The Terriglobus roseus region GCTCGAATCACTGGCATCTCTTCCTCCCGGCCTACAAGAAACATCTTTATCTTCGACGAGTAACGAAATCAAGTCGTTTCAAGGATGCATAGAAAGGCCCTGCCGAAGCAGGGCCTCTTGTTGGTCCAGACACGTGTTTAGAACGAAATGCGACCGCTGAAACGAAGCGTACGGTTGCTGGTGGACAGCACACTCTGGATCTGGCCAAAGCCGCTGTTGTTTACGTCGGCAACGGGCTGTCCCCATTGCGGTGTGTTGGTTACGTCAAAGCTCTCAGCTTTGAACTGGAACTTGAACTCACGCCAGATGGGAATGTTGCGGGTGATACCCACATCCAGGTTGAAATAGCCGGGACCGCGAACAGAGTTGCGGCCAACATTGCCGTTAGCGTTTGCGTTGGGCAGCTTGGTGAAGTTGCCGTTGTTCACGAAGTAGTACGGGTACGTCGTTGATCCCGTGGTGTAGCGCGTTCCTGAGATTGTCGGTTTTGACACCATGTTCGGAACGACGGTGTCGCCGTTGCCGTTCTGCGATCCATCCGTGATCTGGAACGGTTTACCGCTGTAGTAAGTCGTGATCGTGTTCAAATCCCATCCGCCCAAAAGGATTCCCGCGAAACCGGATTGAAAGAATTGGCGTCCGGGGCCGAAGGGAAGTTGATACACCGTCCACAACGAATTCATGTGCGGGCGGTCATAGCCGGATAACGCGAAGTTCCGTTTGAACAATCCCTGCGTGCTGAAAGCCGGTGTACCCAGGGTGGAGTCTGCATCCCAGTTGTTCATGTACTTCGAAAACGTGTAACTGTAGCCAAACTGCAGTGACCGCAACTGACGATCCGTTAGCTGTACCTGCAAGCCGGAATACTCTTCATCTCCAAGTGGCAAAACGTTGAGGATGGTTCCGGTATAGCGCAGGGCACCGCCGGGCGCATTCGCATTTGCGAAAAGGGGACGGCTGGCAGCGCCAAGCGGACTCACGCCACCCGCATTGATGTCGATACCTTCGACCTGCCGTACGTGATGTGTGCCAACATAGCCAGCACTCACTACAAGGTCATGCGCAAGGTCGCGATCGATAAAGAGGTTCCAGGCTTCGATATAACCACGGCGCCATTTCTGCGGGGCAGTTTGTGTCGTGTAGTTATAAGGCATTGGAACGATGCCGCTGGAGATGTCAGGCGTAGTGATCGTCGGGATGCCAGCCGTCAGTGTTCCGCTGGGCAACGTGTTCATGTTTGGCGCGGCGGCGTTGGCTCCCGTCAAAGAACCCGCCGGAACGTAGTTATTGGAACCAGTGTTATTCAGTGTGATCAAGGCAGGATAAGCATCGCGGAAGAAACGGTAGTTTTCCGGGTCAACGGTGATGCCCGCGCCAGAACGGATGACGGTCTTTTCATCAATGCGGTAGTTGATGCCAAAGCGGGGAACGATCATGCCCCAGCCCACATTTTCGCCTGTGTCTGTCGGGATATTGCCGCGTCCACCAATCAACACATTGCTTGTCGCCGGGTCGAAGCGAAAGACACCGGTGTGATCGCGATTCGCAAATGGATAGTACTCATAGCGAAGGCCATAGTTGATGGTCAGGTTTGGCGTTGGTTTCCAGGTGTCCTGCGCATAAAAGCTGAACACTGAAAAGCGAGGACCGTTCGGCTGGAATGTCTGTACCGTCTTACCAATTGCCTGTGGCATTCCGAGCAACAGGTCGGCAACGGCTCTGTAGTAGTTGGGGCCATCTGCTGCTACGCCACTGTTATTGCCCGTCACACCACCAGTGAATGTGAACTGGCCGCGCGGACCGGCATTATTCGCCTGCAAGTGATTAATCGCGGAGTGCACATACTCGCCGCCGAAGCGGAAGTTATGCTGCCCGTGAATGTAAGTTCCATTCAGATTGGCGACATATTGCATGTCGCGGAACTGAAATGGATTCGACTGGATGTAATTGCCGAAGCTGGAATTGTTGGCAACAATGAAGCCTGGTGTACCCGACTGGAATGGCGTAGATCCATTTGTGCCCGGAATACCGAGAGTGTCCAGGCCAACGTTCGTTCCATAGTCCGGTGCCTTCGAGGCGAGGTTAATACGAACAAAGCCAGCATTGGCATCGATCAGGAAGTTCGGTGTAAAGGTGTGCGTTGCACCAAGGCCAACGTTCTGGATCATGCCCGGTGCAGTACCCGGCTGTCCGCCATCCCATGTGTTGCCGATAGCATTGCCCAACGCTGGCGGATCAATGATCAGCGAACGTCCCGTCGAGTAGCGTCCAAAGAAAGTCGTCTTGGATGTCGGGTTATAGCTAACCTTCGCGTCGTATGAGGAGCGGTCATATTGCAACACGGCGCCGCCGGGATAGTTACCGGAAGTTCCCCCGACTTTCTCCGTAGGTAGCAGAGCAAGAATCTTCTGCGCTGCGGTGCTCAGACGCCCTGCGGGAATGACATTACCTGCAAATGGAGTACGTCCGGACCCGTTAGCGTTGCCTGTAGTGGGGTCGTAAATCGTGGTTCCTGTGCCTGCAAAATTTCCATTGCGCAAGGCCGCCAGGGGAACCGTCATTGCGGAGCCAGTCTTGAACTGTCGCAGCGAAACGCGGTTGTAATTGAAGAAGAAGAACAGCTTGTCCTTGATGATCCGGCCGCCGATGTTGCCGCCGTACTCGTTGTAAATGTTCTTTGGTGTGATCGGTGTCGTCGTATAGCGAGTGAAATACTGGCGCGCATTGAATTGCGCGATCGAGTTGTACTCCCAGATACCGCCGTGGAAGTTATTTGTGCCGCTCTTTACGATCAGGTTCGCGGCAATACCACCGGCCGCACCCTGTTCCGCGTTGAAGCTATTCGTGACGATGTTGGCAGATTCGATGGAATCCGTCGGCGGAATGTACGCCACTACGGACTGTAGCCAGGGATAACCCACGGCGGCGCCGTCAATCTTGGTGGAGTTCACCGTGTTCACAATGCCGTTTGCTGTAACGGCTTGCGTGCGGCCGGGGTTACCTGCCTGCGAGTTGTTTTCCGTCGGCGGAGGAACGCCCGGAATCAACCGATACAGTCCCTGGAAGTTACGACCGGCGGTCGAAGTCGTGGGCAGTTCCTGTACTTGCGTCGGTGAAATTTCATAATTCACGTCGGCGCGCTCGGTCTGCAGAGCTGGCGGCGCCGTATTCACGTTGACGGATTCGGTCACATTGCCAACAGTCAGCGCCACGTCGATGCGGCGGGTCTGGTTCGCGCTGATGGGGATGCCCTGTGAGGATGATGTCCCGAAGTTTGCCGCAGTAAAGGTGACGTTGTATGTGCCCGGAGGCAGGTCCGTGAACTGATAACCACCGTTGCTATCGGAGGTTGAGGAACGCTTGAAACCGGTCGCGGGGTTTTCCGCCGTGACTGTCGCTCCAGGAACCACGGAGCCTGTGGCATCGGTCACCACGCCCGTCAAACCGCCGTAAAGGGTCTGGGCATAACCGGCGACAGGCATCAGGAGAATCGGCGTTGCTAAAGCGAAGGAGCGTAAAACGCAGGATGTGCTGAGCTTAAAGGGCATAGGGAACCGGTCCACCTTGATTAGCTAAAGCGTGCGAACTATAGACCGGCCAGGATTCTGTGGTCAACGCTTTTTTAGACGACAGGTGAAGCGGACCTATACAATAGGTCGTCGGAAGCGCTTCCGAATTATTCCCAGGGAAGTGATATATCTTCTTGGTCTTACGTCGTTCGGAGTGGCATACTTGCAAACCATGGCAGCGGAACGCATTCCAATCAACACGCTAGCGTCGCGAGTAACGGATTTTGTCTTCGAGTACATACGGGAGAATGGCCTCTCCACGGGCGACTCGCTTCCATCCGAACTGAAGACCAGCACAGAGCTGAAAGTCAGTCGCGGCGTGGTGCGAGAGGCGTTTCATTCTCTTGAAGTTGCCGGGATTATTGAAAAGGGAAACGGTCGTTCGCCCAAGGTTGGAACGCTGGACAGCGGTTTTCTGACGCAACTTTTGCTTCATGCCGTTTCCACGCAGCAGATTTCGACCGAGCAGGTGATGGATGTCCGCACTGCTGTTGAAGTGCGATCGGCTGAATTGGCGGCTCTGAGGCGCTCTCGAGCCGATATCCAGCAATTGCGGGCGGCCATCACTGGCATGAAGCAATCCATAGAGAATGCGTCAGATTTCGTGGAGCACGACGTCAGTTTTCACAGCATCATCAACCGCGCCACAGGCAATCTATTGGTGGATGTGATCGGTTGCGCGATGCACGGTTGCATGCGCCAATCGATGCGCAGCGGCATCCTCCAGAGGCGAAAAAAGACGGAGATGTTGGAGGTCGTTCAGGCCCATGTCCGCATCGCGGATGCTATTGAAGATCGCGAACCGGCCAAGGCGGGTATGTGGATGAAGCGGCACTTTGCCGACGCGAGAAGGGCTCTCCGGCGAGCGCAAGTCGTTTAAATCATTTCTCCAACCTGTACGATAGGTAGTGACGTTTTGTGAAGGGTGAAGCCGCAGTTTCAGATTGCGGATGCTAGGTGAGACTGAAGTCATGGCACTCGATTTACGTTCGTCTTCTACCTGTCGATGGGACTTGCTGAGTCTCGGCGAGGTGATGCTTCGCTTTGATCCGGGTGAGGACCGCATCAGCCGTACGCGCAATTTCCGCGTGTGGGAAGGTGGCGGCGAATACAACGTGGCGCGTGGATTGCGTCGCTGCTTTGGCTTGCGCAGTTCGGTGGTCACGGCGCTCGTCGATAACCCCGTTGGCAGGCTAGTGGAAGACCTGATGCTGCAGGGCGGTGTCGATCTGAGCCACGTACTCTGGACAGAATTCGACGGCATCGGCAGCGAAGCGCGCAACGGCATTTACTTTCTTGAACGTGGTTTCGGCAACCGACCCGCCATGGGCATGATGGACCGCGCTCACACCGCCATTGCGCAGATCAAGCCGGGCGATGTGAACTGGGATGAGATCTTCGGGCAGGAAGGCGTTCGCTGGTTTCACACGGGCGGCATCTTCTGCGCGCTGTCAGATTCAGCCGCTGCTGTGGCACGTGAGGCGATGGAGTCAGCGAAGCGCCACGGCGTTGTGGTCTCGTTCGATTGCAACTATCGTCCATCGCTTTGGCGCGATCGCGGCGGACGGATTGCTGCCAGCCGTTTGAATCGTGAACTGGCGCCTATGGTCGATGTCTTGTTTGGTCATGACGGAGACCTGTCTGCTGAAATCTGCGAGGCATCTGGCGGACCGCCGTGGCATGACAGTGCAAGTTACGCGGCGATGGCGGAACGGATTCAAAGCGAGTTTCCGAATATCCATGTCATCGCTACGACAATGCGCAAGGTGCGCACAGCCAATCGAAATGACTGGGGCGCGTTTGCGTGGATGGATGGTGTGGTGGAGGAGAGCATCCGCTATCTGGATCTTGAGATTCTGGACCGCGTTGGCGCAGGCGATTCTTTTGCCTCCGGCCTGCTCTACGGCTTGATGGAAGGCAAAGATCTGAAATGGTCGTTGGATTGTGGCGTAGCTCATGGAGCGCTGACCATGACGACTCCGGGTGACAGCTCTATGTCCACGCTGACGGAAGTGATGCATGCCATGGATGGCAAGGGGAGCGGCGTGCAGCGTTAGCGCCTGTACGAGGAGAAGAAGTATGAAGAAGACTGAAGTTCTGCAGGCGATTCGTGAAGTTGGTGTACTGCCCGTTCTGCGCGCCAGTTCTGTTGATACGGCCATGCAGCTTGCCGAAGCGATTGCAGAGGGTGGCGTTTCTGCAATGGAAGTGACCATGACCGTGCCGGGCGCCATCGAAGTAATCCGCCGCCTGGTGAAGGATCGCCCAGACCTGCTGGTTGGCGCGGGAACGGTGCTGGACCCTGAGACCGCGCGTATGTGCATCGCAGAGGGTGCGCAGTTTGTCGTGAGCCCCGCCATCAATCTGGAGACGATTGCTCTATGCCATCGCTATTCCATCGCAGTACTTCCCGGAGCACTTACTCCCACAGAAGTTGTGACTGCGTGGCAGGCTGGTGCGGACATCATTAAGGTGTTCCCGGCCAGCGCCATGGGCGGTGCGAAGTATCTGCATTCGCTGAAAGCCCCACTGCCGCAGATTGAACTGATCCCAACGGGTGGCGTGAATGTGTCCACTGCGAAAGACTTCCTTGCAGCAGGAGCATATGCATTAGGAGTTGGTGCGGATTTGGTGGACGAAAAGGCCTGCTTTGAAAAACGCCTGCACGAAGTCACTGGAGTTGCCGCAAAGTATGCAGGCATCGTGCGCGAATTCCGCGCGGCGAACGCGTAGTTACTTCACTGAGAGTTCGACTGCTGCTGCGGCTTTCACCGGCCTCAGCAGCAGGATCAATACTCCTGAGAGCAGCAGCGATACAGACATCAGCAGATAGCCAGCCTTCGAACTGCCCGTTGCTCCCTGCAGATAGCCCACAAGATAACTTCCCAGGAACGACCCCAGCGCGCCCATACTGTTGATGAGCGCCATCACTTCTCCCGCAACATTCGCAGGCAGCATCTCCGGAATGATCGCGAAGAACGGGCCGTACGGCGCATACATGCATCCACCGGCAACGATGAGAAATCCGAAGGCAATCCAGAAGCTTGTATCCGCTGCCAGATACGACCCGAAGAAAGCGCCTCCCGCCAGCAGAAGATACGGCCACACAAATCGCGAACGCGTGGATGCGCGATCACAGAAGTAGCTGTTGATCAGCATCAGCACAATGCTTGCAGCGTAGGGAATCGCGCTCAGAAGGCCAGTAACACCCATGCCTGTCGCAGAGCCTTTGTGCACCATTACGGGCAGCCACAGCACAAAGCCGTAGACGCCGATGGACCACAGTAGGTATTGCACTGACAACAGGATCACGTTCGGATTGCGCAGCGCCGCAGCCATGTTCGGAACGGCTGGCAACGACGATTGTTCCGCCGCCAACACCATGTTCAGTTCCAATCGACTTTCGCTGGTGGTCCAGTGCGCGTCCTGCGGCTTATCGCGAACGATGGCGTACCAGATGAATCCCCACAGCACGGACGGCAGACCTTCGATGATGAACGTCATCTGCCATCCAAAGGCGCGAATGATGTAGCCGGTAATGGCCGACATCCAAAGCACAGTAACGGGATTGCCCAGCAACAGAATGGTGTTGGCGCGTGAACGTTCTGAGCGCGTAAACCACTTCGTCAACAGGATCAGCATGCCGGGCAGAATGAAACTCTCTGCGGCACCAAGCAACAGCCGATCAATCGCCAGCAGGGGATAGCTGCGGATCACTCCGGTCAACGCTGCAAGAATGCCCCACGTGCAAAGCGCCAGCGCAATCAGCAGCCGCGCACTGCGTTTGCGCGCATAGGCTGCACCGGGAATCTGAAACAGAAAATAGCCAAAGAAGAACAGCGATCCCAGCAACGCCGATTGCGATGCCGTGATGTGAAGTTCATCCGCCAGCCCGGCAGCCGCGCCAAAGCCGTAGTTCGCGCGGTCCACATATGCAAGGCTGTACGTGACAAAGACAGCGGGGATGATGACGAACCATCGCCGCCGCATATCGGGTCGATTCGCTATCTCAGGACGCATCGACCTTGCAGCGCCATGCGGAGCATCGTCAAAGGGCATTTGGCTACAGCTCTCCTGAGAAAGGCGGTGGCAGGTCTCGACGAGGGTATCGTCCTGCTCTTCACACCGTCAAGAAAGCTGGATTAGCTTACGTGAACCACAGGCCGCCGCTCTTGCTGCGGAATCGCGCGACGCAACACCTCATGCGTCAGTGGTGCCGTATCGCCTTCGCCCAGGAAGAGGAAACGCATGATGTTCACCGCGGGACTGACTTCCGTCCAGCGGAAATATACATGAGGAACTTTGCCCGTGCGTTGCTCCAGGTAGATCAACAGCGCCGCAATTGAATTAGCAATGACAGGGCTGCGCGCGCTCAGAATGCGATGCCGTCCCACGCGCCGTCCCGTCACTTGAAGAGTCTCAGAGAAGTCAGACGCATCGCCGCGAATCACTTCGAAGAAGAACATGCATTCCTGATTGGAAAGATTGTGAAAGTGGCGAATCTTCCAGTCGGCCACATCGAGCACCTGCTCTGCATCTCCTGCCTCAGGGCCGCGCGCCACCAGGCGGATGATTTGATCCTGGTCCTCTTCCAGAATGGCTTCCGCCTCAGGATCCAACTGCACGTCCGAGATACGAAGTTCCGTGGAGCGAAACGCACGGGACACAAAGGAAGAAAACAGAATGGACGCGATGAAGATGGAAGAAATCTTCAAGCCTTCCGGTCGTTCAATGATGTTTGCGATCGTCGTGTAGGTGAAGATGGCTGTCGTTGCCATGAAGATGTAACGCAGTCGTTTTACCTGCACGTTCAGCATCACGGCCACAGAGGCAGATGTGATGAGCACCAGTACGCCGGTTGCGTAAGCTCCACCCTGCGCGTCGACATCCGCATGGAACAGAATGGTGACCAGCGTTGCAATGCCCATGAACACCAGCACCAGAGGACGCGAAGCACGTGCCCATTCCGGAGCCATGCCGAACTTGGGTAGATAACGCGGAATCAGGTTCAGCAATCCAGCCATGGCGGAAGCGCCGGCAAAACCAAGAATCAGGATGGTGACAAGGTCGTAGGTTGTGCCGATCACATTTCCGGCATAGTGGTGTGCCAGCCACGCCATGGCGCGTCCGTTCGCGTCTCCGCCGGGCTGGAATGCCGCAGGTGGAATCAACACCGTGGTGATGACACTGGTAGCGATCAGGAACACGCTCATGATTGCCGCTGCTGTCACCAGCAGATGGCGTGCATTTTTCACGCGTTCTTCCTGATCTTTTGCCTTAATCAGGGGCATAACCGCCACGCCGGTTTCAAATCCGGAAAGGCCTAGTGCCAATCGAGGGAACAGCAGCAGCGCGATGCCAAACATCATCCATGGGCTCTGATGCCGGTCCGCAATGGCCATCCGCCAGCCATGCAGCGTCTCTGGATGATGCAGAATCTCACGCACTCCCGCCACCACAACTACCGCGTTCAGCACGAGGTAGCTTGTGACGAGCAACACCGCAACGCCGATGGCTTCTTTGAAGCCCTTCAGGAAGATGCCGCTGAGAATTGCCAGAATCAGCAGCGTGACCACCACCTGGTGGTCAACCCACGCGGGCATCAGCGGGTTATGGATCAAGTGGGCCGCGCCGTCAGCTGCGGACAGCGTCATGGTGATGATGAAGTCCGTTGTCGCGAACCCCAGCAGAATCAGCACGAATATCTTGCCGAACCAAGCAGGGAACAGCGACTGCAGCATCGCAATCGAGCCCTGGCCATATGGGCTGGCCTGGCAAACGCGCCGATAAATTGGCAGCGCGGCAAACAGCGTAACCAGCACTAACACCAGCGTAGCCAGCGGGGATAAGACACCTGCGGCCAGAAAAGCAATGCCCGGCTGGTATCCCAAGGTGGAGAAGTAATCTACTCCGGTCAGGCACATCACCCGCCACCAGGCATTTTGTGCCTCCGGTTGGTGCGCGCTCGGTACGTTCAGGTCGGCTAGCAGCCAGTCAGGAAAGCTCATTGATTGTTGGGAGTATCCAGCCAAGTATAAGGTTGGTTTCGAATTAGGCTACCCGGCGGCAGGTTCCGGCGCACTTTCTACTAACGATTTACCGTCCATTTGCAATTGCCCACTGCAGTTTGCGCTACGCTGATTGCGGGTACCGCCTGTTACCGGGGTACAGGGAGACTGCAATCAGCGTGAGCCAGACTATCTTTTTGCTGGAAGACGATGCGGATATTAGCCGGTTAGTCCGCTACCAACTGGAGGCGAACGGATTCATCGTC contains the following coding sequences:
- a CDS encoding bifunctional 4-hydroxy-2-oxoglutarate aldolase/2-dehydro-3-deoxy-phosphogluconate aldolase: MKKTEVLQAIREVGVLPVLRASSVDTAMQLAEAIAEGGVSAMEVTMTVPGAIEVIRRLVKDRPDLLVGAGTVLDPETARMCIAEGAQFVVSPAINLETIALCHRYSIAVLPGALTPTEVVTAWQAGADIIKVFPASAMGGAKYLHSLKAPLPQIELIPTGGVNVSTAKDFLAAGAYALGVGADLVDEKACFEKRLHEVTGVAAKYAGIVREFRAANA
- a CDS encoding FadR/GntR family transcriptional regulator, whose translation is MAAERIPINTLASRVTDFVFEYIRENGLSTGDSLPSELKTSTELKVSRGVVREAFHSLEVAGIIEKGNGRSPKVGTLDSGFLTQLLLHAVSTQQISTEQVMDVRTAVEVRSAELAALRRSRADIQQLRAAITGMKQSIENASDFVEHDVSFHSIINRATGNLLVDVIGCAMHGCMRQSMRSGILQRRKKTEMLEVVQAHVRIADAIEDREPAKAGMWMKRHFADARRALRRAQVV
- a CDS encoding TonB-dependent receptor: MPVAGYAQTLYGGLTGVVTDATGSVVPGATVTAENPATGFKRSSTSDSNGGYQFTDLPPGTYNVTFTAANFGTSSSQGIPISANQTRRIDVALTVGNVTESVNVNTAPPALQTERADVNYEISPTQVQELPTTSTAGRNFQGLYRLIPGVPPPTENNSQAGNPGRTQAVTANGIVNTVNSTKIDGAAVGYPWLQSVVAYIPPTDSIESANIVTNSFNAEQGAAGGIAANLIVKSGTNNFHGGIWEYNSIAQFNARQYFTRYTTTPITPKNIYNEYGGNIGGRIIKDKLFFFFNYNRVSLRQFKTGSAMTVPLAALRNGNFAGTGTTIYDPTTGNANGSGRTPFAGNVIPAGRLSTAAQKILALLPTEKVGGTSGNYPGGAVLQYDRSSYDAKVSYNPTSKTTFFGRYSTGRSLIIDPPALGNAIGNTWDGGQPGTAPGMIQNVGLGATHTFTPNFLIDANAGFVRINLASKAPDYGTNVGLDTLGIPGTNGSTPFQSGTPGFIVANNSSFGNYIQSNPFQFRDMQYVANLNGTYIHGQHNFRFGGEYVHSAINHLQANNAGPRGQFTFTGGVTGNNSGVAADGPNYYRAVADLLLGMPQAIGKTVQTFQPNGPRFSVFSFYAQDTWKPTPNLTINYGLRYEYYPFANRDHTGVFRFDPATSNVLIGGRGNIPTDTGENVGWGMIVPRFGINYRIDEKTVIRSGAGITVDPENYRFFRDAYPALITLNNTGSNNYVPAGSLTGANAAAPNMNTLPSGTLTAGIPTITTPDISSGIVPMPYNYTTQTAPQKWRRGYIEAWNLFIDRDLAHDLVVSAGYVGTHHVRQVEGIDINAGGVSPLGAASRPLFANANAPGGALRYTGTILNVLPLGDEEYSGLQVQLTDRQLRSLQFGYSYTFSKYMNNWDADSTLGTPAFSTQGLFKRNFALSGYDRPHMNSLWTVYQLPFGPGRQFFQSGFAGILLGGWDLNTITTYYSGKPFQITDGSQNGNGDTVVPNMVSKPTISGTRYTTGSTTYPYYFVNNGNFTKLPNANANGNVGRNSVRGPGYFNLDVGITRNIPIWREFKFQFKAESFDVTNTPQWGQPVADVNNSGFGQIQSVLSTSNRTLRFSGRISF
- a CDS encoding sugar kinase — encoded protein: MALDLRSSSTCRWDLLSLGEVMLRFDPGEDRISRTRNFRVWEGGGEYNVARGLRRCFGLRSSVVTALVDNPVGRLVEDLMLQGGVDLSHVLWTEFDGIGSEARNGIYFLERGFGNRPAMGMMDRAHTAIAQIKPGDVNWDEIFGQEGVRWFHTGGIFCALSDSAAAVAREAMESAKRHGVVVSFDCNYRPSLWRDRGGRIAASRLNRELAPMVDVLFGHDGDLSAEICEASGGPPWHDSASYAAMAERIQSEFPNIHVIATTMRKVRTANRNDWGAFAWMDGVVEESIRYLDLEILDRVGAGDSFASGLLYGLMEGKDLKWSLDCGVAHGALTMTTPGDSSMSTLTEVMHAMDGKGSGVQR
- a CDS encoding MFS transporter, which gives rise to MPFDDAPHGAARSMRPEIANRPDMRRRWFVIIPAVFVTYSLAYVDRANYGFGAAAGLADELHITASQSALLGSLFFFGYFLFQIPGAAYARKRSARLLIALALCTWGILAALTGVIRSYPLLAIDRLLLGAAESFILPGMLILLTKWFTRSERSRANTILLLGNPVTVLWMSAITGYIIRAFGWQMTFIIEGLPSVLWGFIWYAIVRDKPQDAHWTTSESRLELNMVLAAEQSSLPAVPNMAAALRNPNVILLSVQYLLWSIGVYGFVLWLPVMVHKGSATGMGVTGLLSAIPYAASIVLMLINSYFCDRASTRSRFVWPYLLLAGGAFFGSYLAADTSFWIAFGFLIVAGGCMYAPYGPFFAIIPEMLPANVAGEVMALINSMGALGSFLGSYLVGYLQGATGSSKAGYLLMSVSLLLSGVLILLLRPVKAAAAVELSVK
- a CDS encoding amino acid transporter; translation: MSFPDWLLADLNVPSAHQPEAQNAWWRVMCLTGVDYFSTLGYQPGIAFLAAGVLSPLATLVLVLVTLFAALPIYRRVCQASPYGQGSIAMLQSLFPAWFGKIFVLILLGFATTDFIITMTLSAADGAAHLIHNPLMPAWVDHQVVVTLLILAILSGIFLKGFKEAIGVAVLLVTSYLVLNAVVVVAGVREILHHPETLHGWRMAIADRHQSPWMMFGIALLLFPRLALGLSGFETGVAVMPLIKAKDQEERVKNARHLLVTAAAIMSVFLIATSVITTVLIPPAAFQPGGDANGRAMAWLAHHYAGNVIGTTYDLVTILILGFAGASAMAGLLNLIPRYLPKFGMAPEWARASRPLVLVFMGIATLVTILFHADVDAQGGAYATGVLVLITSASVAVMLNVQVKRLRYIFMATTAIFTYTTIANIIERPEGLKISSIFIASILFSSFVSRAFRSTELRISDVQLDPEAEAILEEDQDQIIRLVARGPEAGDAEQVLDVADWKIRHFHNLSNQECMFFFEVIRGDASDFSETLQVTGRRVGRHRILSARSPVIANSIAALLIYLEQRTGKVPHVYFRWTEVSPAVNIMRFLFLGEGDTAPLTHEVLRRAIPQQERRPVVHVS